From Caldilineales bacterium, a single genomic window includes:
- a CDS encoding aminoglycoside phosphotransferase family protein: MDLLTTAPGIFQAYFRENRLRAPGTGDLDDDAALALHLLTFLGNYQQHEGYWPDRDLHKTMRNTCHALDALHLLNLPAPSQETMAGGSAWLVNLSSDDAPNGNGEEMDSPRWHPSRFKTLTWLAAFDDAAVQGDFQRLAQHVDRSGYLRNVLHRHLLATLIFLDTLFYLGQNRTLPDLWRQAQDRALGAIRRELAIWRENPSTAEAFVSAQELSYALDVLLAYGELSLPDVMAEEIRRSLVAELDTNDESELLKEEALYCCIQLSRHFGQHPDTQRLLGRLRTVLLRGYQSGSQGVAMQEFPFHALVLRLLVSHHDARLSSAIFNQLIRTYTDQSRSVQQARDAEIKTDLRQLLKQYLVLVDIKGLQELGGGMKAEKVYAVEFEVALSLPDERQDAAPVWSEVQKLVLKTAPYEDLQRSIDQYHSLPPALRSLFAAQAHEPYMVETSHGKTGYLIMQDLLHMPTLAAVLDDLDAPKLTAPQERSLAFVVSRVAEALHRIHREELIVGDDYAGDQIFRLYLAPLEEKIIQLGQRFPRLKPELRGLKFNGHGFRSLQHYMDALQSRANRLNPTCLCRVHGDCHSRNIMVDRQSGRVMFIDLDRSSRSGDYIDDFALLLEDVCVYRYLSDGKGHSVLRAGDVAHGAGADAGAGWRFTRSLLPEPFAQRFQSALLGHLPTYALTMHGDDNWRPRLWLATAVRLVGLATLVPEEQTAVVLFAEAVRLLDTLHRHLARNEPLPQLLFGVSGPAAPDSSHSEREARLVRLLQQTFPALTIRPAGQRYEFRTADGQLCAVLMAVERVWRLMLTTTPELLRQVAPEVRPHRSGALQSRVDLPPDPDGALALAAACLRVTLG, encoded by the coding sequence CGCGACCTGCACAAGACCATGCGCAACACCTGCCATGCCCTCGACGCCCTGCACCTCCTCAATCTGCCCGCCCCCAGCCAGGAGACAATGGCGGGCGGCAGCGCCTGGTTGGTCAACCTCTCGTCTGACGATGCGCCGAATGGGAACGGCGAGGAAATGGACTCGCCCCGGTGGCACCCCAGCCGCTTCAAGACCCTGACCTGGTTGGCTGCTTTCGACGATGCCGCCGTGCAGGGGGATTTTCAGCGCCTGGCCCAGCATGTCGACCGCAGCGGCTACCTGCGCAATGTCCTCCATCGCCACCTGCTGGCGACGCTGATCTTCCTCGACACCCTCTTCTATCTCGGCCAGAACCGGACCTTGCCCGATTTGTGGCGCCAGGCCCAGGATCGCGCCCTGGGCGCCATCCGGCGCGAGTTGGCCATCTGGCGCGAGAACCCCAGCACGGCCGAAGCGTTCGTCTCGGCTCAGGAACTCAGCTATGCCCTGGACGTCCTCCTGGCCTACGGCGAGCTGTCGTTGCCCGATGTCATGGCCGAGGAGATCCGCCGCAGCCTGGTGGCCGAGCTCGACACCAACGACGAAAGCGAACTCCTGAAAGAGGAAGCCCTCTACTGCTGCATCCAACTCAGCCGGCATTTCGGCCAACACCCCGACACGCAGCGCCTGCTGGGACGGCTGCGCACCGTCCTGTTGCGCGGCTATCAGAGCGGAAGCCAGGGTGTGGCCATGCAGGAATTCCCTTTTCACGCCCTGGTCTTGCGCCTGCTCGTCTCCCATCACGATGCCCGCCTGAGCAGCGCCATCTTCAACCAACTCATCCGCACCTACACCGACCAATCGCGCTCGGTGCAGCAAGCTCGCGATGCCGAGATCAAGACCGACTTGCGCCAACTCCTCAAGCAATACCTGGTTCTGGTGGACATCAAGGGCTTGCAGGAACTGGGCGGCGGCATGAAGGCGGAGAAAGTCTACGCCGTCGAGTTCGAGGTGGCCCTGAGCCTGCCCGATGAACGTCAAGACGCCGCTCCCGTCTGGTCGGAAGTCCAGAAACTCGTGCTCAAAACCGCGCCTTACGAGGACTTGCAGCGCTCCATCGACCAATATCACTCCCTGCCCCCCGCCCTCCGCTCGCTCTTTGCCGCCCAGGCGCACGAACCCTACATGGTCGAGACCAGCCACGGGAAAACGGGCTATTTGATCATGCAGGACCTCTTGCACATGCCAACCCTGGCGGCGGTGTTGGACGACCTCGATGCCCCGAAGCTGACGGCGCCTCAGGAGCGGTCGCTGGCCTTCGTCGTCTCGCGGGTGGCCGAGGCCCTGCACCGCATCCATCGTGAAGAACTGATCGTCGGTGACGACTATGCCGGGGACCAGATCTTCCGCCTTTATCTGGCCCCGCTCGAAGAGAAGATCATCCAACTTGGCCAACGCTTTCCCCGTCTCAAACCCGAATTGCGCGGGCTGAAGTTCAATGGACATGGCTTCAGATCACTGCAACACTACATGGACGCCCTCCAGAGCCGCGCCAACCGGCTCAACCCCACCTGTCTTTGTCGCGTGCATGGCGACTGCCACTCGCGCAACATCATGGTCGATCGTCAAAGCGGCCGGGTGATGTTCATCGACCTGGATCGCAGCAGCCGGTCGGGCGACTATATCGACGATTTCGCCCTCCTGCTCGAAGACGTCTGCGTTTATCGCTATCTTAGCGACGGCAAGGGCCACAGCGTGTTGCGCGCCGGCGATGTCGCGCATGGCGCTGGCGCCGATGCCGGCGCCGGCTGGCGCTTCACCCGCTCGCTCCTCCCCGAACCGTTCGCGCAACGCTTTCAGAGCGCCCTGCTCGGCCATCTGCCCACCTATGCCCTGACCATGCACGGCGACGACAACTGGCGGCCACGGTTGTGGCTGGCCACGGCCGTCCGGCTGGTGGGGTTGGCCACATTGGTGCCCGAGGAGCAGACGGCCGTCGTTCTTTTTGCTGAGGCCGTGCGGCTGCTCGACACGCTTCACCGGCACCTGGCCCGGAACGAGCCTCTCCCCCAGCTTTTGTTTGGCGTCAGCGGCCCGGCCGCCCCCGATTCGTCCCACAGCGAGCGCGAGGCCAGGCTGGTGCGCTTGCTGCAACAAACCTTCCCGGCCCTGACCATCCGCCCGGCCGGCCAGCGTTACGAATTCCGCACCGCCGATGGTCAGCTCTGCGCCGTGCTCATGGCCGTCGAACGCGTCTGGCGGCTAATGCTCACCACCACCCCCGAGCTCCTGAGACAGGTCGCGCCCGAGGTCCGGCCTCACCGCTCTGGCGCCCTGCAATCCCGAGTCGATCTCCCGCCCGACCCCGACGGCGCCCTGGCCCTGGCCGCCGCCTGCCTGCGCGTCACCCTGGGATGA
- a CDS encoding AAA family ATPase: MTTTERFTADFRADELALITDLARRGLSLAFVGVAGIGKSNLLSALRLRHAALPSPAGPLSLRLVVLDGNNWDGSPAGFWRLARQETEQSLGVSANILPLATDPSDRNNLIVRNLVGNACRQPHLRLLFVLDDADRLLQNGPLDLLGQLRSLRDENRDVFSYLLFTKRLPHRLGAGLNLRTDSKFYELFSSRIYALCPYQQTEARQMLHYLNDASDRPLRAPALATILFLSGGHAMLLKHLHELWLEQPPSEEGVLATVVRHPDIADVCGRVVRSLHAHEQDVLKKLTRGQPLAPADAPAMTMLQKRGLLVGARNQCFSPVLERFVRELP; the protein is encoded by the coding sequence ATGACCACCACCGAGCGTTTCACCGCCGATTTCCGGGCCGATGAACTGGCGTTGATCACCGATCTGGCCCGCCGCGGGCTGTCGCTGGCCTTCGTGGGCGTGGCCGGCATCGGCAAATCCAATCTGCTCAGCGCCCTCCGCCTCCGCCACGCCGCCCTGCCCTCGCCGGCCGGCCCGCTCAGCCTGCGCCTCGTCGTCCTCGATGGCAACAACTGGGACGGCAGCCCGGCCGGGTTCTGGCGGCTGGCCCGGCAGGAAACCGAACAAAGCCTGGGCGTCAGCGCCAACATCCTCCCCCTGGCCACCGACCCCAGCGACCGCAACAACCTCATCGTCCGCAACCTGGTGGGCAATGCCTGCCGCCAGCCGCACCTGCGCCTGCTGTTCGTGCTCGACGACGCCGACCGCCTGCTCCAAAACGGCCCGCTCGACCTCCTGGGCCAGCTGCGCAGCCTGCGCGACGAGAACCGGGATGTCTTCAGCTATCTGCTTTTCACCAAGCGACTGCCCCATCGTTTGGGCGCCGGGCTGAACCTGCGCACCGACAGCAAGTTCTACGAACTCTTCAGCAGCCGCATCTACGCCCTCTGTCCCTACCAGCAGACCGAAGCCCGCCAGATGCTGCACTATCTCAACGACGCCAGCGACCGTCCGCTGCGAGCGCCGGCCCTGGCGACCATCCTCTTCCTCTCCGGCGGCCATGCCATGCTGCTCAAGCATCTGCACGAACTATGGCTGGAGCAGCCGCCGTCCGAGGAGGGCGTCCTGGCGACAGTCGTCCGCCATCCCGACATCGCCGACGTTTGCGGGCGCGTCGTTCGTTCGCTGCACGCACACGAACAAGACGTGCTGAAAAAGCTGACCCGCGGCCAGCCCCTGGCCCCCGCCGACGCCCCCGCCATGACCATGCTGCAAAAGCGCGGCCTCCTGGTTGGGGCCAGAAACCAGTGCTTCAGCCCGGTGCTGGAACGCTTCGTGCGCGAGCTGCCATAA
- a CDS encoding NUDIX domain-containing protein, which yields MRGYSVSGAAPPPAWPDELAALDAAWEGGDAVGPEEALAQLAVWRQRLGRPEQPGEERLDVVSAVGEPLGWAAPRWFCHLTGLRHRVIHCFLTTPQNLLLLQMRSHDKAEWPSLFDTSVGGHVKAGQGWRQGALNEIEEEIGLPASQVSHWLEGGRLVEAGPAYERYGVGQVNQGSDLLMRNRQVNQIFGGQLTDWGLSRLHFQDGELAGVFLCRPEEARRMWETDFLIAPGLRHAFWRWWEWRAGG from the coding sequence ATGCGAGGATATTCTGTTTCTGGCGCCGCCCCGCCCCCCGCCTGGCCCGATGAACTGGCGGCGCTGGATGCGGCCTGGGAGGGGGGCGACGCCGTTGGCCCGGAAGAGGCTCTGGCTCAGCTGGCGGTTTGGCGGCAGCGGTTGGGCCGGCCAGAACAGCCGGGCGAAGAGCGGCTAGACGTGGTCTCGGCTGTGGGCGAGCCGTTGGGGTGGGCGGCGCCGCGCTGGTTCTGCCATCTGACCGGACTGCGGCACCGCGTCATCCATTGTTTCCTCACCACCCCCCAGAATCTGCTGCTGCTGCAAATGCGCAGCCACGATAAGGCCGAATGGCCGTCGTTGTTCGATACCAGCGTGGGCGGCCATGTCAAGGCCGGGCAGGGCTGGCGCCAGGGCGCCCTGAACGAGATCGAGGAGGAGATCGGGCTGCCGGCGAGCCAGGTGAGCCACTGGCTAGAGGGTGGCCGCCTGGTCGAGGCCGGCCCGGCCTATGAGCGTTATGGCGTCGGCCAGGTGAACCAGGGCAGCGATCTGCTGATGCGCAACCGCCAGGTCAACCAGATCTTCGGCGGCCAACTGACCGATTGGGGCCTGAGCCGTCTGCATTTTCAGGATGGCGAGCTGGCGGGCGTCTTTTTGTGTCGTCCCGAAGAAGCCCGGCGGATGTGGGAAACTGATTTTCTGATTGCCCCCGGCCTCCGTCATGCCTTCTGGCGGTGGTGGGAGTGGCGGGCCGGGGGCTAG
- a CDS encoding SCO1664 family protein, protein MNGADEDRASEAITVPQALQLLRQGEMKPLGAIPWSSNYALLFEVAQAATQILAIYKPRRGERPLWDFPAGSLYLREYAAWQVSEALGWQLVPPTVLRDGPYGPGSLQVFIDSDPELHYFNVFPDHADDYRRIALFDAVINNADRKAGHCLVDAQDHMWSIDHGICFHADAKLRTVIWDFAGEPIPPDLGDDLCALESQLEPGGRLQNNLALLLSPEEMKALGQRLRRLLTERRFPRPDPARRNHPWPPI, encoded by the coding sequence ATGAACGGCGCTGACGAAGATCGGGCGAGCGAGGCCATCACCGTCCCCCAGGCCCTGCAACTGCTGCGCCAGGGTGAGATGAAGCCGCTCGGCGCCATTCCCTGGAGCTCGAACTACGCCCTCCTGTTCGAGGTCGCCCAGGCTGCGACCCAGATACTCGCCATCTACAAACCGCGGCGCGGGGAGCGACCGTTGTGGGATTTCCCGGCCGGCAGCCTCTATCTGCGCGAATATGCCGCCTGGCAGGTGTCCGAGGCCCTGGGCTGGCAGCTCGTCCCTCCCACCGTGCTGCGGGATGGCCCCTACGGCCCCGGCAGCTTGCAGGTCTTCATCGACAGCGACCCCGAACTTCACTATTTCAACGTCTTCCCCGACCACGCCGACGATTACCGGCGCATCGCCTTGTTCGACGCTGTGATCAACAACGCCGACCGCAAAGCCGGCCACTGCCTGGTGGACGCCCAGGATCACATGTGGTCGATCGACCACGGCATCTGTTTTCACGCCGACGCCAAACTACGCACCGTGATCTGGGACTTCGCCGGCGAGCCGATCCCGCCGGATTTGGGCGATGATCTCTGCGCCCTGGAATCGCAATTGGAACCGGGCGGGCGTCTGCAAAACAACCTGGCGCTGCTGCTCAGCCCGGAAGAGATGAAGGCCCTCGGCCAGCGACTGCGCCGACTCCTGACCGAGCGCCGCTTCCCCCGGCCCGACCCCGCCCGCCGCAACCACCCTTGGCCGCCGATCTAG
- a CDS encoding DUF3090 family protein, whose protein sequence is MATFTFDFDPADHFTVAAIGDPGERTFFLQAGRGIEFVSMICEKEQMGALSEGLLGLLDQIAEAFERPTGDPEDDIDFDLIQPVIPVWRIAQMGVGYDDDEDRIIIVVQELVEPGETAEVGRFTIEREHARAFARHALEVIAAGRPTCPLCGQALDPAGHFCPKSNGHGKQYLQ, encoded by the coding sequence ATGGCCACCTTCACCTTCGATTTCGACCCCGCCGATCACTTCACCGTCGCCGCCATCGGCGATCCGGGCGAGCGCACCTTCTTCTTGCAGGCAGGCCGCGGGATCGAGTTCGTCTCGATGATCTGCGAAAAAGAACAGATGGGCGCGCTCAGCGAGGGGCTGCTGGGGCTGCTCGACCAGATCGCCGAAGCCTTCGAGCGGCCCACCGGCGACCCCGAAGACGACATCGACTTCGACCTCATCCAGCCGGTGATCCCGGTCTGGCGGATCGCGCAGATGGGCGTGGGTTACGACGATGACGAAGACCGCATCATCATCGTCGTGCAGGAGCTGGTCGAGCCAGGCGAGACGGCCGAGGTCGGGCGCTTCACCATCGAGCGCGAACACGCGCGGGCCTTTGCCCGCCATGCCCTCGAGGTCATCGCCGCCGGGCGTCCGACCTGCCCACTGTGCGGCCAGGCGCTGGACCCGGCCGGCCATTTCTGCCCCAAATCCAACGGCCACGGCAAGCAATATCTGCAATGA
- a CDS encoding MSMEG_4193 family putative phosphomutase encodes MPTHLLLVRHGENDFIHARRLAGRIPGVHLNEAGREQANRLARRLAGWPIAAVYSSPLERCHETAALLAASFRLPVIAHEGLLESDYGEWQGRVVDELVETELWKLVQAAPSLVRFPGGGTLREMQQRAIETLHAIAAAHPDQIVLVCSHADPIRAALTAFLGAPLDLFQRLEIGPGSVSIVRFDPRAPRILRINDTGDLAPPSAPPAQAQSR; translated from the coding sequence ATGCCCACCCACCTCCTCCTCGTCCGCCACGGCGAAAACGACTTCATCCACGCCCGGCGGCTGGCCGGACGCATCCCCGGCGTCCACCTGAACGAGGCCGGGCGGGAGCAGGCCAATCGCCTGGCCCGACGGCTGGCCGGCTGGCCGATCGCCGCCGTCTACAGTTCTCCGCTCGAACGCTGCCACGAAACCGCCGCCCTCCTGGCCGCATCGTTCCGGCTGCCGGTCATCGCCCACGAGGGTCTGCTGGAAAGCGACTACGGCGAGTGGCAGGGTCGGGTGGTCGATGAACTGGTCGAGACCGAACTGTGGAAGCTGGTGCAGGCTGCGCCCAGCCTGGTTCGCTTCCCCGGCGGCGGCACCCTGCGCGAGATGCAACAGCGCGCAATCGAGACCCTGCACGCCATCGCCGCCGCCCACCCCGATCAGATCGTCCTCGTCTGTTCCCATGCCGACCCCATCCGCGCCGCCCTGACCGCCTTTCTGGGCGCCCCGCTCGACCTTTTCCAGCGGCTGGAAATCGGCCCTGGCTCGGTCAGCATCGTCCGTTTCGACCCCCGCGCCCCCCGCATCCTGCGGATCAACGATACCGGCGACCTGGCCCCGCCCTCGGCCCCGCCTGCCCAAGCGCAAAGCCGCTAA
- a CDS encoding pyridoxal phosphate-dependent aminotransferase, with product MKPLSNLLLGIPASATIAINDKAKALKAAGRDVVSLAGGDPDFETPHHITQAALAAIDDGDTHYPASRGTPALRKAIAAKLARDNGLTVDANTQVLAGPGGKFLIYAVLASIANPGDEIIIFEPYWVSYVPMTLLVGAVPVTVPLSAADGFTITPEIIAAHITPRTKAILVNSPNNPTGRVITQAEAEAIRQAAIAHDLYVLSDEMYEKLIFEGEHICLAALPGMAERTITLNGHSKAFAMTGWRLGWAAGPKAIIDLAANLQSQTVTSAASFTMAAGAAALSGPQEVVEEMRLAYKQRRDFMVSALNAIPGVECDPPQGAFYLFVRFPGLGQDSMAIANVLLEKADIACTPGVEFGRSGEGHVRFSIATAMSDLERAVARIERLMRGG from the coding sequence ATGAAACCCCTCTCCAACCTGCTCCTCGGCATCCCCGCCTCTGCCACCATCGCCATCAACGACAAAGCCAAAGCCCTCAAAGCCGCCGGACGGGACGTGGTCTCGCTGGCGGGCGGCGATCCCGACTTCGAGACGCCCCACCACATCACCCAGGCCGCCCTGGCTGCCATCGACGACGGCGACACCCACTACCCGGCCTCGCGCGGGACGCCCGCACTGCGCAAGGCCATCGCCGCCAAACTGGCCAGGGATAACGGCCTCACCGTCGATGCCAACACCCAGGTCCTGGCCGGGCCGGGCGGCAAGTTCCTCATCTACGCCGTTCTGGCCAGCATCGCCAACCCCGGCGACGAAATCATCATCTTCGAGCCGTACTGGGTCTCGTATGTGCCCATGACCCTTCTGGTGGGCGCGGTTCCCGTCACCGTGCCCCTGTCCGCTGCCGACGGCTTCACGATCACACCCGAGATCATCGCCGCCCACATCACCCCCCGCACCAAAGCCATCCTCGTCAATTCGCCCAACAACCCCACCGGCCGGGTCATCACTCAGGCCGAGGCCGAGGCCATCCGCCAGGCGGCCATCGCTCACGACCTCTATGTGCTCTCGGACGAGATGTACGAGAAGCTGATCTTCGAGGGCGAGCACATCTGCCTGGCGGCGCTGCCCGGCATGGCCGAGCGCACCATCACCCTCAACGGCCACTCCAAAGCCTTTGCCATGACCGGTTGGCGGCTGGGGTGGGCGGCCGGCCCCAAAGCAATCATCGATCTGGCCGCCAACTTGCAAAGCCAGACCGTCACCTCGGCGGCCTCGTTCACCATGGCCGCCGGCGCCGCCGCCCTGAGCGGCCCGCAGGAGGTGGTGGAGGAGATGCGGCTGGCCTACAAACAGCGGCGGGACTTCATGGTGTCGGCGCTCAATGCCATCCCCGGCGTCGAATGCGACCCACCCCAGGGCGCCTTCTATCTCTTCGTCCGCTTCCCCGGCCTCGGCCAAGACTCGATGGCCATCGCCAACGTCCTGCTGGAAAAAGCCGACATCGCCTGCACCCCCGGCGTCGAATTCGGGCGCTCGGGCGAGGGGCATGTCCGCTTCTCCATCGCCACCGCCATGTCCGACCTGGAGCGGGCCGTGGCGCGGATCGAGAGGCTGATGCGCGGGGGGTAA
- a CDS encoding ABC transporter substrate-binding protein gives MTDPTLAIARRLTLAVVLILLFAAAGCLGPTPTPPLPTPTVTPVALDPEIEVFAWGMAAGEAEALAALAGVFEHNHPGVRFVDAAAGAGATATLIARLQAQRPPDSWQGHAGQEMAPYADAGLLEPVDFLFEQYGWTEALPSQLLPLIRHGGNLYAVPVGIHRTNVLWYNPRLLAQNGIAPPTTQPDFLAALQALKAAGMEAPLALAEPWTDTHLFETLLLAALGPQAYTGLWTGATDWNATEVAAAIAQFAALLAFSNADAAGLTWEQAAQRLADGQAAFLIMGDWADGYFRRQGLEPGQDYAWRPAPGTDGAFQFLADSFVLPVGAPHRAAAVAWLTLVGSQAGQDAFNPIAGSIPARRDADRRRYSPYQQDALSDWATDVLVGSLTHGVVATAEWQAEITLALEQFRLANDADVLQATLANICSHTGPCP, from the coding sequence ATGACCGACCCGACCCTCGCCATCGCCCGCCGCCTCACTCTGGCGGTCGTACTCATCCTGCTCTTTGCCGCCGCCGGCTGCCTGGGACCAACCCCCACCCCGCCCCTGCCCACGCCCACGGTCACACCTGTCGCCCTCGACCCCGAGATCGAGGTCTTCGCCTGGGGGATGGCCGCTGGCGAGGCCGAGGCCCTGGCGGCCCTGGCCGGCGTTTTCGAGCACAACCACCCCGGCGTCCGCTTCGTCGACGCCGCCGCTGGCGCCGGCGCCACCGCCACCCTCATCGCCCGCTTGCAGGCCCAGCGCCCGCCCGACAGCTGGCAGGGCCACGCCGGGCAGGAGATGGCGCCCTACGCCGACGCCGGCCTGTTGGAGCCGGTCGATTTTCTGTTCGAGCAATACGGGTGGACGGAGGCGCTGCCATCCCAACTGCTGCCGCTGATCAGACACGGGGGCAATCTCTACGCCGTGCCGGTCGGCATCCATCGCACCAATGTGCTGTGGTACAACCCCAGGCTGCTGGCCCAGAACGGCATCGCCCCGCCCACCACCCAGCCCGACTTCCTGGCGGCGCTGCAGGCCCTGAAAGCGGCGGGGATGGAGGCGCCGCTGGCCCTGGCCGAGCCCTGGACCGACACCCACCTGTTCGAAACCCTCCTCCTGGCCGCGCTCGGCCCCCAGGCCTACACCGGGCTGTGGACCGGCGCCACCGACTGGAACGCCACCGAAGTGGCGGCTGCCATCGCGCAGTTCGCCGCCCTGCTGGCCTTCAGCAACGCCGACGCCGCCGGCCTGACCTGGGAGCAAGCGGCCCAACGCCTGGCCGACGGCCAGGCCGCCTTCCTAATCATGGGCGATTGGGCCGACGGCTACTTCCGCCGCCAGGGCCTGGAGCCGGGCCAGGACTACGCCTGGCGGCCGGCGCCAGGGACCGACGGCGCCTTCCAATTCCTGGCCGACAGCTTCGTCCTGCCAGTGGGCGCCCCCCATCGCGCCGCTGCTGTGGCCTGGCTGACGCTTGTTGGCTCCCAGGCCGGGCAGGATGCCTTCAACCCGATCGCAGGCTCGATCCCGGCCCGCCGCGACGCCGACCGCCGCCGTTACAGCCCCTACCAGCAGGACGCCCTCTCCGACTGGGCCACGGACGTGCTGGTGGGCAGCCTGACGCACGGCGTTGTGGCCACCGCCGAATGGCAGGCCGAGATCACCCTCGCCCTGGAGCAATTCCGCCTGGCGAACGATGCCGACGTCTTGCAGGCGACGCTGGCAAACATTTGCAGCCACACCGGCCCCTGCCCCTGA
- a CDS encoding isoaspartyl peptidase/L-asparaginase, whose translation MSTPPLSRLPGVVMANDEGGVGFAAALAVLQSGGPALDAVETGIRAVEQEPSVRTVGVGGAPNRLGEMELDASIMEGGGLMTGAVAALKGFVHPISVARQVMERLPHVLLVGEGAARFAAAIGAEQGETLSPQARAEYERWLAGQVAPDPTPGGTTIFLARDGQGRMAGGVSTSGWAYKYPGRVGDSPIIGAGLYVDERFGAAACTHTGEMTIRAGTARAVVAYLKKGASVEQACREAADDLRHLAGGHLGPVVIHALDRAARPFVLALAAPDAGYWWWDGGPAPHLRPASPLPAFS comes from the coding sequence GTGAGCACCCCACCTCTTTCCCGACTCCCGGGCGTCGTCATGGCCAACGATGAGGGCGGCGTGGGTTTTGCCGCGGCCCTGGCGGTGCTGCAATCAGGCGGGCCGGCGCTGGATGCGGTCGAAACCGGCATCCGGGCGGTGGAGCAGGAACCGTCGGTGCGCACGGTGGGCGTGGGCGGGGCGCCGAACCGCCTGGGCGAGATGGAGTTGGACGCTTCGATCATGGAGGGCGGCGGCCTGATGACCGGAGCTGTGGCGGCCCTGAAGGGCTTTGTGCACCCGATCTCGGTCGCCCGGCAAGTGATGGAGCGGCTGCCGCACGTGCTTTTGGTGGGCGAGGGCGCCGCCCGCTTTGCCGCCGCGATCGGGGCCGAGCAAGGCGAGACGCTCAGCCCGCAGGCCAGGGCCGAGTATGAGCGCTGGCTGGCGGGGCAGGTCGCGCCCGATCCCACGCCCGGCGGCACGACCATTTTTCTGGCGCGAGATGGCCAGGGCCGCATGGCCGGTGGGGTGAGCACATCGGGCTGGGCCTACAAATATCCCGGTCGGGTGGGCGATTCGCCCATCATCGGGGCCGGACTGTATGTCGACGAGCGTTTTGGCGCCGCCGCCTGCACCCACACCGGCGAAATGACCATTCGGGCAGGGACAGCCAGGGCCGTGGTGGCCTATCTGAAAAAGGGCGCCTCGGTCGAACAAGCCTGCCGCGAGGCCGCCGACGACCTGCGCCATCTGGCCGGCGGCCACCTGGGGCCGGTGGTGATCCACGCCCTCGACCGCGCGGCCCGGCCCTTCGTCCTGGCCCTGGCCGCGCCCGACGCCGGCTACTGGTGGTGGGATGGCGGCCCCGCCCCCCACCTGCGCCCCGCCTCCCCCCTCCCCGCCTTCTCCTGA